A genomic segment from Tuwongella immobilis encodes:
- the kdpB gene encoding potassium-transporting ATPase subunit KdpB: MNRRASKQVRLWDRELMRLAAVRALVMLRPDFMWKNPVMFVVEIGTVLSLLMTVQKALDATSTPATLGYLIALDAWLIATILFANFAEALAEARGKAQADALRKTKQATTAFRRQSSGKFEPILSTELTLGDVVAVEAGQMIPADGEILEGVASVDESAITGESAPVIREAGGDRSGVTGGTRVLSDRIVIRVTVKPGESFLDQMIALVEGAKRKRTPNELALSIVLAAFTLIFLIVTATLWPLARYAENSTGIVGLGTDIPTLVALLVCLIPTTIGALLAAIGIAGMDRALRANIIAKSGKAVEVAGDVDTLLLDKTGTITMGNRRATRFLPAGAWSAVDVARLAAWASAADETPEGKSIVELWKQYRDSGDRGLSELGSSNGHDAITGMPAPETFRVVPFSAHTRMSGIDRLAGEPIRKGATDAMLAYVQRLGGTVPAGVREQIDAVASEGATPLVVAEGNRIAGIVVLEDILKPGIRERFERLRKMGLRTVMVTGDNPLTAQSIAQQAGVDDFIAEATPEAKLAYIRREQASGKLVAMMGDGTNDAPALAQADVGVAMNSGTQAAKEAGNMVDLDSDPTKLIEVVEVGKQLLMTRGALTTFSIANDMAKYFAIVPALFAGTLPGLKRLDFMQLTSPTSAILSAVIFNAIIIPCLIPIALKGVRYRPVGADALLRRNLLIWGLGGVITPFVGIKAIDWLLAALGLA; encoded by the coding sequence ATGAATCGCCGCGCCTCGAAGCAGGTTCGTTTGTGGGATCGGGAGTTGATGCGGCTGGCGGCAGTGCGCGCGTTGGTCATGCTGCGACCCGATTTCATGTGGAAAAATCCGGTCATGTTTGTCGTGGAAATCGGCACCGTGCTTTCGCTGCTGATGACCGTGCAAAAGGCATTGGATGCGACCAGCACCCCGGCGACGCTCGGCTATCTGATCGCACTGGATGCCTGGCTGATTGCGACGATTTTGTTCGCCAATTTCGCGGAGGCGCTGGCAGAGGCACGCGGCAAAGCGCAAGCCGATGCCCTGCGAAAAACCAAGCAAGCGACCACCGCATTTCGTCGCCAATCCAGCGGGAAATTCGAGCCGATCTTGTCCACCGAATTAACCCTGGGCGATGTCGTCGCTGTGGAAGCGGGGCAGATGATTCCGGCTGATGGCGAGATTCTCGAAGGTGTGGCCTCGGTCGATGAATCGGCCATTACCGGCGAATCCGCTCCGGTCATCCGCGAGGCGGGCGGGGATCGCTCGGGAGTCACCGGCGGCACCCGTGTGCTGTCCGACCGCATCGTCATTCGCGTCACCGTCAAGCCAGGTGAGTCTTTTTTGGATCAAATGATTGCCCTGGTTGAAGGTGCCAAACGAAAACGGACACCCAACGAATTGGCGCTGTCGATCGTTCTGGCGGCGTTCACGCTGATCTTTCTCATCGTGACGGCAACCCTTTGGCCGTTGGCTCGCTATGCGGAGAATTCCACCGGAATCGTCGGGCTGGGGACGGATATTCCGACGCTGGTGGCGCTATTGGTCTGCCTGATTCCCACAACGATCGGGGCACTGCTGGCCGCCATTGGCATCGCGGGGATGGATCGCGCCTTGCGGGCAAACATCATCGCCAAATCGGGGAAAGCCGTCGAAGTGGCGGGCGATGTGGATACGCTGCTGCTGGACAAAACGGGCACGATCACGATGGGCAATCGTCGAGCGACACGATTTTTGCCTGCCGGGGCGTGGAGTGCGGTCGATGTTGCGCGGTTGGCGGCCTGGGCGAGTGCGGCCGATGAAACTCCCGAGGGCAAAAGCATTGTCGAATTATGGAAGCAATACCGCGACTCCGGCGATCGCGGGCTGTCCGAACTCGGATCATCGAATGGCCACGATGCGATCACGGGAATGCCCGCGCCGGAAACCTTCCGCGTGGTCCCCTTCTCCGCGCATACCCGCATGAGTGGGATTGATCGGCTGGCGGGTGAGCCAATTCGCAAGGGTGCCACCGATGCCATGCTGGCGTATGTGCAACGGTTGGGCGGCACCGTGCCTGCCGGGGTGCGTGAGCAGATTGACGCGGTGGCCAGCGAGGGGGCGACGCCGTTGGTCGTTGCGGAGGGGAACCGCATCGCGGGGATTGTGGTGCTGGAAGATATTCTCAAGCCGGGCATCCGCGAGCGATTCGAGCGGCTTCGCAAAATGGGGCTGCGCACGGTGATGGTCACGGGCGATAATCCGCTGACCGCCCAAAGCATCGCCCAGCAAGCCGGCGTGGATGACTTCATCGCCGAAGCGACACCGGAAGCGAAACTCGCCTACATTCGCCGCGAACAGGCATCGGGCAAACTCGTTGCCATGATGGGCGATGGCACCAACGATGCTCCCGCACTGGCGCAGGCGGATGTCGGCGTGGCCATGAACAGCGGCACGCAAGCCGCCAAAGAAGCGGGAAATATGGTCGATCTGGATAGCGATCCCACCAAGTTGATCGAAGTGGTGGAGGTGGGCAAGCAACTGCTGATGACTCGCGGCGCACTCACCACCTTCAGCATTGCCAACGATATGGCAAAGTATTTTGCGATTGTCCCGGCGCTCTTTGCCGGCACGCTGCCGGGACTGAAACGACTGGATTTCATGCAGCTCACCTCGCCCACATCGGCGATTCTCTCGGCGGTGATCTTCAACGCGATCATCATTCCCTGCCTGATTCCGATTGCCCTAAAGGGGGTGCGCTATCGGCCGGTCGGGGCAGATGCACTGCTGCGGCGAAATCTGCTGATTTGGGGGCTGGGCGGAGTCATCACGCCGTTTGTGGGCATCAAGGCCATCGATTGGCTGCTGGCCGCCCTGGGATTGGCATAA
- a CDS encoding potassium-transporting ATPase subunit C yields MWKHLRANLFLILATLLIGSVAYPLTLLAVGQSLVPHAANGSLLRRDDGTAYGSELVGQAFHGGEWLHPRPSAAGYDASASAGSNWGASNPKLRERALEILAARKEAGLVAADAVTASGSGLDPHISLRNAQGQLPRIAQAWGSKLNQDAATLMPILDGILTQASFVPLSPIGIGEPIVSVLDVNRRLQVRFAAER; encoded by the coding sequence ATGTGGAAACATCTGCGAGCAAATTTGTTTCTGATTTTGGCCACGCTGCTCATCGGCTCGGTGGCCTACCCGCTGACGCTGTTAGCGGTGGGGCAATCGCTGGTGCCGCACGCGGCGAACGGCTCGCTGCTGCGGCGGGACGATGGCACGGCTTACGGCTCGGAATTGGTCGGCCAGGCGTTTCACGGGGGGGAATGGCTGCATCCCCGGCCATCGGCGGCGGGGTACGATGCGAGCGCATCGGCGGGGTCGAACTGGGGGGCCAGCAACCCAAAATTGCGCGAGCGGGCCCTGGAGATTCTCGCGGCCCGAAAGGAAGCCGGGTTGGTGGCGGCGGACGCGGTGACGGCCTCTGGCTCGGGACTGGATCCGCATATTTCGCTGCGAAATGCGCAGGGGCAGTTGCCGCGAATCGCTCAGGCGTGGGGAAGCAAACTGAATCAGGATGCGGCGACGCTGATGCCCATCCTCGACGGCATCCTCACGCAGGCCAGCTTCGTGCCCCTGTCGCCGATTGGCATCGGTGAGCCGATTGTCTCGGTATTGGACGTGAATCGTCGGTTGCAGGTGCGATTCGCGGCAGAGCGGTAA
- the kdsA gene encoding 3-deoxy-8-phosphooctulonate synthase → MAGRRVVPVGNVTFGPQHPLVWITGPCVIESADLVMRIAETLRGVADRLNVPMIFKASFDKANRTSGKSFRGPGLQEGLKVLQTVKQQFGFAVTSDLHEVHQVEPAAEVLDLLQIPAFLARQTDLVLAAAATGKAVNVKKGQFMAPWDMKNVIAKMTEANNDKILLTERGTTFGYGMLVNDMRAIPWMQELGAPVVFDATHSVQMPGGLGDRTGGYRAMVPYLAKAATAVGCDGIFLETHPNPDVALSDGPNMIPLAELPALIETCLRIRAAIEPTSERIG, encoded by the coding sequence ATGGCAGGACGCCGAGTGGTTCCCGTTGGAAATGTGACGTTTGGGCCGCAGCATCCGCTGGTTTGGATCACCGGGCCGTGTGTGATCGAGTCGGCCGATTTGGTGATGCGGATTGCCGAGACGCTCCGGGGAGTCGCCGACCGTCTGAACGTGCCGATGATCTTTAAGGCGTCGTTCGACAAAGCGAATCGCACCTCCGGGAAGTCATTTCGCGGGCCGGGCCTGCAAGAAGGGCTGAAGGTGCTGCAAACGGTGAAGCAGCAATTTGGCTTTGCCGTCACCAGCGACCTGCACGAAGTCCATCAGGTGGAACCCGCCGCCGAGGTGCTGGATCTGCTGCAAATTCCAGCGTTTCTGGCCCGGCAGACCGACTTGGTGCTTGCCGCCGCCGCCACCGGGAAGGCCGTGAATGTCAAAAAAGGACAATTCATGGCACCTTGGGATATGAAGAATGTCATCGCCAAAATGACCGAGGCGAACAACGACAAAATTCTGCTGACCGAACGCGGCACGACCTTCGGCTACGGCATGCTCGTCAACGATATGCGGGCGATTCCCTGGATGCAGGAATTGGGGGCACCCGTCGTTTTTGATGCGACGCATTCGGTGCAGATGCCCGGTGGGCTGGGCGATCGCACGGGGGGCTATCGGGCCATGGTGCCGTATCTGGCCAAGGCGGCCACGGCGGTCGGCTGCGATGGCATCTTCCTGGAAACGCACCCCAATCCCGATGTTGCATTGAGCGATGGTCCGAACATGATCCCACTCGCGGAATTGCCCGCGTTGATCGAAACCTGTTTGCGAATTCGAGCGGCCATCGAGCCAACGTCGGAAAGGATCGGATGA
- a CDS encoding 4a-hydroxytetrahydrobiopterin dehydratase, with protein MASELTSKRCLPCEGGIPKLQSDQIDALLPDVPGWSVSSDGRWLERKWSLPDFRKAVQWFQTIADLADAEDHHPDLHLTGYRKVRIAITTHAVGGLTENDFILAAKISELPLPE; from the coding sequence ATGGCGAGTGAATTGACGAGCAAGCGCTGCCTGCCGTGCGAAGGGGGCATCCCCAAGCTGCAAAGCGATCAGATTGACGCCCTGCTGCCGGATGTGCCCGGCTGGAGCGTCAGTAGCGACGGGCGGTGGCTGGAGCGCAAGTGGTCGCTGCCGGATTTTCGCAAGGCCGTGCAATGGTTCCAGACCATCGCCGACTTGGCCGACGCCGAGGACCATCACCCGGATTTGCACCTAACGGGCTATCGCAAAGTTCGCATTGCGATTACAACGCATGCCGTTGGTGGATTAACGGAAAATGATTTCATCCTGGCGGCGAAGATCAGCGAATTGCCGCTGCCGGAATGA
- a CDS encoding 3-keto-disaccharide hydrolase has product MVRMALCAVMGCLVLTMAAPLMAADPAKSADGWVDLLAGGDLGKHWKTEGNWSLSPEGVATLTPRPGEKGWTRWKSYLWAKGTYTDFEIEFDYQVQKGGNSGFYFRVGDVNDPVAKGIEVQIYDSGKKPEGAKLTDHDSGGIIPSIPPTKSNAKPAGEWNHFHITSKGDKLTVELNGVVVNEVDLSQDKLKTRPKTGAIGFQDHGLPLSLRNIRIRTPN; this is encoded by the coding sequence ATGGTACGCATGGCACTTTGCGCGGTCATGGGCTGCTTGGTTCTGACGATGGCGGCTCCGCTGATGGCCGCCGATCCCGCGAAATCCGCCGATGGCTGGGTCGATCTGCTGGCCGGTGGCGATCTCGGAAAACATTGGAAAACTGAGGGAAATTGGTCGCTTTCGCCCGAAGGCGTGGCGACGCTCACCCCACGGCCCGGTGAAAAGGGCTGGACTCGCTGGAAATCCTACTTATGGGCCAAGGGCACCTATACCGATTTTGAAATTGAGTTCGATTACCAAGTGCAAAAGGGCGGCAACAGCGGATTCTACTTCCGCGTCGGTGATGTCAATGATCCGGTCGCAAAGGGCATCGAGGTACAAATCTATGACTCGGGCAAAAAGCCCGAAGGCGCGAAACTGACCGATCACGATTCCGGCGGCATCATTCCGAGCATTCCGCCGACCAAGAGCAACGCCAAGCCCGCCGGGGAGTGGAACCATTTCCACATCACCAGCAAAGGCGACAAATTGACGGTGGAACTCAACGGGGTAGTTGTCAACGAGGTCGATTTATCGCAAGACAAACTCAAGACTCGACCGAAGACCGGGGCGATTGGCTTCCAAGACCATGGGTTGCCGTTATCGCTGCGAAACATCCGAATTCGCACGCCGAATTGA
- a CDS encoding 2Fe-2S iron-sulfur cluster-binding protein: MPQLTVENVGTFEVPAGKRLVLALTDEAGIDQLHACGGNARCTTCRVEVLAGEASPPNAAESALLAAKNLVGVRLSCQMTMTGDLTVRAMSRLAGSGRKDCGSRPTDQIPG; encoded by the coding sequence ATGCCACAATTGACGGTCGAAAATGTCGGAACCTTTGAAGTGCCCGCTGGCAAGCGACTGGTGCTCGCGTTGACGGATGAAGCGGGAATCGATCAACTGCACGCCTGCGGTGGGAATGCCCGCTGCACGACCTGCCGCGTGGAAGTGCTGGCCGGTGAAGCGTCGCCCCCGAATGCGGCGGAATCGGCCTTGCTGGCGGCGAAAAATCTCGTCGGCGTGCGTTTGAGCTGCCAAATGACCATGACCGGCGATCTCACCGTTCGGGCGATGAGTCGCTTGGCCGGCAGTGGTCGCAAGGATTGCGGTAGTCGGCCCACGGATCAGATTCCGGGGTGA
- a CDS encoding efflux RND transporter periplasmic adaptor subunit, whose translation MSMRHTGIGSILLLGMMFSLTGCGGRPKPIVDTSPVLVTVATPFTDSVTTAVELTGVTDAVETVKVRPRVSGYITAVKFKEGDKVEAGKTVLFEIDPVTYDADLKKAKAQAGVSQAKLELAKANRARTEFTFKKGASTQQELDTDVAQEKVAAAELDVVKNEITNAQQNLDWCRVIAPITGIVDKAYLTVGNVATGGLSQGTELTTIVNVNPKIYAYFDIDDQSVLYYRQMIAEGKIKPRKAGELAPMEMLISVKLPNGGETDLVIPGEVDFITPTYNASTGTRQIRGIFPNDGKLDAGLFVRGRIAVGDPISAILVPESAIITEQSNKLVYVVTADNKVEARQVILGPLHRGLRVVGSGLKTDERIIIRGLQRVTPGQPVEPQDGKIEPMAAK comes from the coding sequence ATGTCGATGCGCCACACTGGAATTGGCAGCATTCTCTTGTTGGGCATGATGTTTTCGCTCACCGGCTGCGGCGGGCGTCCCAAGCCAATCGTGGACACAAGCCCGGTGCTGGTGACGGTGGCGACGCCGTTTACGGATTCGGTGACCACCGCCGTGGAGCTGACCGGCGTGACCGACGCGGTGGAAACCGTCAAGGTTCGCCCTCGGGTGAGCGGCTACATTACCGCGGTCAAATTCAAGGAAGGCGACAAGGTCGAAGCCGGCAAAACCGTGCTGTTTGAGATTGATCCGGTGACGTATGACGCCGATCTGAAGAAGGCCAAAGCCCAAGCCGGTGTCTCGCAAGCGAAGCTGGAGTTGGCCAAAGCCAACCGCGCGCGGACGGAATTCACGTTCAAAAAAGGTGCCAGCACGCAGCAAGAATTGGATACCGATGTGGCCCAAGAAAAGGTCGCTGCTGCCGAGCTGGACGTGGTCAAAAATGAAATCACCAATGCCCAGCAAAATCTCGATTGGTGCCGCGTGATTGCCCCGATTACCGGGATTGTGGACAAGGCGTATCTGACCGTGGGGAACGTCGCCACCGGCGGGTTGAGCCAAGGCACGGAATTGACCACGATTGTGAATGTCAACCCGAAAATTTATGCGTATTTCGACATCGACGATCAAAGCGTGCTGTATTATCGGCAAATGATCGCAGAAGGAAAAATCAAGCCGCGAAAAGCGGGCGAATTGGCCCCGATGGAGATGCTGATTAGCGTGAAATTGCCCAACGGCGGGGAAACCGATTTGGTGATTCCCGGCGAGGTCGATTTCATCACGCCGACGTACAACGCCAGCACGGGAACGCGGCAAATTCGGGGGATCTTCCCCAACGATGGCAAGCTGGATGCTGGCCTGTTTGTGCGTGGTCGCATCGCCGTCGGTGATCCGATTTCGGCCATTTTAGTGCCCGAATCTGCCATCATTACGGAACAATCCAACAAGCTGGTCTATGTGGTGACCGCCGACAACAAGGTGGAGGCTCGCCAGGTGATTTTGGGGCCATTGCACCGTGGATTGCGGGTGGTTGGCTCGGGGTTGAAGACCGATGAACGCATCATCATCCGGGGCTTGCAGCGGGTCACACCGGGGCAACCCGTGGAACCTCAAGACGGGAAAATCGAACCGATGGCTGCCAAGTAA